One genomic region from Streptomyces sp. NBC_00457 encodes:
- a CDS encoding ABC transporter permease, producing the protein MSNLSLAVRDSSTMLRRNLLHARRYPSLTLNLLLTPVMLLLLFVYIFGDTMSAGIGGGGADRSEYIAYLVPGVLMMTTGSTAVGTAVSVAMDMNEGIIARFRTLAIHRGSVLIGHVLGSVLQAIMSVLFVGAIGVAIGFRSTDATALEWLAAFALLTLFTLALTWLAVGMGLVSPNAEAASNNALPLVFLPLISSAFVPLDAMPGWFQPIAEYQPFTPAIETLRGLLLGSEIGHNGWLAVAWCLALTALGYVWSKSVFNRDPK; encoded by the coding sequence ATGAGCAACCTCTCCCTCGCCGTGCGCGACTCCTCCACGATGCTGCGGCGCAATCTCCTCCACGCCCGCCGCTACCCGTCGCTCACCCTGAATCTGCTGCTCACGCCGGTGATGCTCCTGCTGCTGTTCGTCTACATCTTCGGCGACACGATGAGCGCGGGGATCGGGGGCGGCGGGGCGGACAGGTCCGAGTACATCGCCTATCTCGTGCCCGGCGTTCTGATGATGACCACCGGTTCCACCGCGGTCGGCACCGCCGTGTCCGTCGCCATGGACATGAACGAGGGCATCATCGCCCGCTTCCGCACCCTGGCGATCCACCGCGGCTCGGTGCTCATCGGGCACGTTCTCGGCAGCGTGCTCCAGGCGATCATGAGCGTGCTCTTCGTCGGCGCCATCGGCGTGGCCATCGGCTTCCGCTCCACGGACGCCACGGCCCTGGAGTGGCTGGCGGCATTCGCCCTGCTCACGCTGTTCACCCTGGCGCTCACCTGGCTCGCGGTCGGCATGGGCCTGGTCAGCCCGAACGCCGAGGCGGCCAGCAACAACGCCCTGCCGCTGGTCTTCCTCCCGCTCATCTCCAGCGCCTTCGTCCCGCTCGACGCGATGCCGGGCTGGTTCCAGCCGATCGCCGAGTACCAGCCGTTCACCCCGGCCATCGAGACCCTGCGCGGTCTGCTGCTGGGCAGCGAGATAGGCCACAACGGATGGCTCGCGGTCGCCTGGTGCCTCGCCCTCACCGCACTCGGATACGTCTGGTCCAAGTCGGTTTTCAACCGCGACCCGAAGTAG
- a CDS encoding ATP-binding cassette domain-containing protein: MPSSVMPTSRRGGDGPQSPAAVSTVGLRKSYGDKTVLDGMDLRIPAGSVFALLGPNGAGKTTAVKILSTLITADGGQAQVAGHDIAADPQAVREAIGVTGQFSAVDGLITGEENMLLMADLHHLSRSEGRRVAAELLERFDLVEAAKKPAQSYSGGMKRRLDIAMTLVGSPRIIFLDEPTTGLDPRSRHNMWGIIRELVSDGVTVFLTTQYLEEADELADRIAVLNDGKIAAEGTADELKRLIPGGHVRLRFTDPAAYQSAAATLREVTRDNESLALHIPSDGSQRELRSLLDWLDSAGIEADELTVHTPDLDDVFFALTGSGTDVPNQPKENVR; this comes from the coding sequence ATGCCTTCATCTGTCATGCCCACGTCCAGGCGTGGCGGCGACGGTCCGCAGTCGCCCGCCGCCGTCTCCACTGTCGGTCTGCGCAAGTCCTACGGCGACAAGACCGTCCTCGACGGCATGGACCTGCGCATCCCGGCCGGTTCCGTGTTCGCGCTGCTCGGGCCGAACGGCGCCGGGAAGACCACCGCCGTGAAGATCCTTTCCACGCTCATCACCGCCGACGGCGGGCAGGCCCAGGTGGCGGGCCACGACATCGCCGCCGATCCGCAGGCCGTGCGCGAGGCGATCGGTGTCACCGGGCAGTTCTCGGCCGTGGACGGGCTGATCACGGGTGAGGAGAACATGCTCCTCATGGCGGACCTGCACCACCTGTCCAGGTCCGAGGGGCGGCGGGTCGCCGCCGAACTGCTCGAACGCTTCGACCTGGTGGAGGCGGCCAAGAAGCCCGCGCAGAGCTACTCCGGCGGCATGAAGCGGCGGCTCGACATCGCCATGACGCTGGTCGGCAGTCCGCGGATCATCTTTCTCGACGAGCCGACCACCGGACTCGACCCCCGCTCCCGCCACAACATGTGGGGCATCATCCGCGAACTCGTCTCCGACGGCGTCACGGTCTTCCTCACCACCCAGTACCTGGAAGAGGCCGACGAACTCGCCGACCGCATCGCCGTTCTCAACGACGGCAAGATCGCCGCTGAAGGCACCGCCGACGAGCTCAAGCGGCTCATCCCCGGCGGACACGTCCGCCTCCGCTTCACCGACCCGGCCGCCTACCAGTCCGCCGCCGCCACGCTCCGCGAAGTCACCCGGGACAACGAATCCCTCGCCCTGCACATCCCCAGCGACGGCAGCCAGCGCGAGCTGCGCTCCCTCCTCGACTGGCTGGACTCCGCCGGCATCGAGGCGGACGAGCTGACCGTCCACACCCCTGACCTCGACGACGTCTTCTTCGCCCTCACCGGCAGCGGCACCGACGTCCCCAACCAGCCCAAGGAGAACGTCCGATGA
- a CDS encoding DUF4097 family beta strand repeat-containing protein, with product MPSFDTPEPISVTAKVEAGSIQFTAGDRRDTVVEARPRDPKRDLDVRAAEQTEVTYASGVLTVTTPKAILFGLGRTGAVDVTVELPSGSHIDLTGAWAQVLGEGRLGEVRVKISAGDARFDETGPLQLAVSHGPVTVDRVEGMAEITSNTGNVRVGLVDGPAVLKNSHGTTIVGAVTGELRVSGAHGAIDIARVEASVTGTSTHGSLRVAEVACGDVQLETSNGSIEVGIREGTAAWLDVRSNRGRVRNTLTASEAPEHTEDTVKVRARTNWGNIDIRRAKS from the coding sequence ATGCCTTCTTTCGACACTCCCGAACCGATCTCGGTCACCGCGAAGGTGGAGGCCGGTTCCATCCAGTTCACCGCGGGTGACCGCCGCGACACCGTCGTCGAAGCGCGGCCCCGTGATCCGAAGAGGGACCTGGACGTACGGGCGGCCGAGCAGACCGAGGTCACGTACGCGAGCGGCGTACTGACCGTCACGACCCCCAAGGCCATTCTGTTCGGCCTCGGCCGGACCGGCGCCGTCGATGTGACGGTCGAACTGCCCTCGGGCTCGCACATCGACCTGACCGGCGCCTGGGCACAGGTGCTGGGCGAGGGTCGGCTCGGCGAGGTCCGTGTGAAGATTTCGGCCGGCGACGCCCGCTTCGACGAGACCGGCCCGCTCCAGCTGGCCGTGTCGCACGGCCCTGTCACCGTGGACCGGGTCGAGGGCATGGCCGAGATCACCAGCAACACCGGCAATGTGCGCGTTGGTCTCGTCGACGGCCCCGCCGTTCTGAAGAACTCGCACGGCACCACGATCGTCGGCGCCGTGACCGGCGAGTTGCGGGTGAGCGGCGCCCACGGCGCCATCGACATCGCTCGCGTCGAGGCCTCGGTCACCGGCACCTCGACCCACGGCTCTCTGCGTGTCGCCGAAGTCGCCTGCGGCGACGTCCAGTTGGAGACGTCCAACGGTTCCATCGAGGTCGGCATCCGCGAGGGCACCGCCGCCTGGCTCGACGTCCGCTCCAACCGCGGGCGGGTACGCAACACGCTCACTGCGTCCGAGGCCCCGGAGCACACCGAGGACACCGTCAAGGTTCGCGCACGGACCAACTGGGGCAACATCGACATCCGCCGCGCCAAGTCCTGA
- a CDS encoding toxin-antitoxin system HicB family antitoxin: MDLTPYVDTLRRELAVAAEAGGDEARELAERLTAPLESATRLTLLNVLSAAMDEITRELAPGSVDVRLRGLDPDFVVTLPPTEDGIPAEPVAPVEHLRAPAPVDGDEGGTARVNLRLPTHLKARAEEAASREGLSVNAWLVRAVSAAVDGGARPRPAEKTRTVGQSFTGWVR, encoded by the coding sequence ATGGACCTCACGCCGTATGTCGACACCCTCCGCCGTGAACTCGCGGTGGCCGCCGAAGCCGGCGGGGACGAAGCCCGCGAGCTGGCCGAACGGCTCACGGCTCCGCTGGAGTCGGCGACTCGTCTGACCCTGCTCAATGTGCTCTCCGCCGCGATGGACGAGATCACCCGTGAACTCGCCCCCGGCTCGGTCGACGTACGGCTGCGTGGGCTCGACCCCGACTTCGTGGTGACACTGCCGCCGACCGAGGACGGCATCCCAGCGGAGCCTGTCGCGCCCGTCGAACACCTCAGGGCCCCGGCTCCCGTCGACGGTGACGAGGGCGGCACCGCTCGCGTCAATCTGCGGCTGCCGACGCACCTCAAGGCGCGTGCCGAGGAGGCCGCGAGCCGTGAGGGGCTGTCGGTCAACGCGTGGCTGGTGCGGGCCGTGTCGGCCGCGGTCGACGGTGGCGCCCGGCCGCGTCCGGCGGAGAAGACCCGGACCGTCGGACAGAGCTTCACGGGCTGGGTGCGCTAG
- the recQ gene encoding DNA helicase RecQ yields the protein MGGTGGIGGMTAVVGSEALATLHRVFGYDSFRGEQEAVIEHVVAGEDAVVLMPTGGGKSLCYQIPSLVRPGTGVVVSPLIALMQDQVDALRALGVRAGFMNSTQDFDERRVVEAEFLAGELDLLYLAPERLRLEATLDLLSRGKIAVFAIDEAHCVSQWGHDFRPDYLALSLLGERWPDVPRIALTATATHATHQEITQRLNMPAARHFVASFDRPNIQYRIVPKADPKKQLLSFLREEHAGDAGIVYCLSRKSVDSTAEFLSRNGIEAVPYHAGLDAGTRAAHQSRFLREDGLVVVATIAFGMGIDKPDVRFVAHLDLPKSVEGYYQETGRAGRDGLPSTAWMAYGLNDVIQQRKLIQSGEGDEAFRRRAAAHLDSMLALCETAQCRRGQLLAYFGQDPDPAGCGNCDTCLTPPETWDGTVAAQKVLSTVVRLQRERGQKFGAVQIVDILLGKRTGKVIQFDHDQLSVFGIGEELSEGEWRGVVRQLLAQGLLAVEGEYGTLVLTEASGEVLRREREVPLRKEPKKPASARTTSSSSGRGDRKPKAAVAELPEELQPAFEALRAWRAEQAREQGVPAYVIFHDATLREIVTVWPTSVRELGGVSGVGEKKLATYGEGVIGVLASLEGGAPGAAPAPAIAGATGDDDHWPEMDADAEPDDWG from the coding sequence ATGGGTGGGACGGGCGGGATCGGCGGGATGACAGCGGTAGTCGGGAGCGAGGCGCTAGCCACGCTCCACAGAGTTTTCGGGTACGACAGTTTCCGCGGCGAGCAGGAAGCCGTCATCGAGCATGTCGTGGCCGGCGAGGACGCCGTCGTGCTCATGCCGACCGGGGGCGGCAAGTCACTGTGCTACCAGATCCCGTCCCTGGTCAGACCCGGTACGGGCGTGGTCGTCTCACCGCTCATCGCGCTGATGCAGGACCAGGTGGACGCGCTGCGGGCGCTCGGCGTGCGAGCCGGGTTCATGAACTCCACGCAGGACTTCGACGAGCGCCGGGTGGTGGAGGCCGAGTTCCTGGCGGGCGAGCTGGACCTGCTGTATCTGGCGCCGGAGCGCCTGCGGCTGGAGGCCACCCTCGATCTGCTCTCGCGCGGCAAGATCGCCGTCTTCGCGATCGACGAGGCGCACTGCGTGTCCCAGTGGGGGCACGACTTCCGCCCCGACTATCTGGCCCTCTCGCTGCTCGGGGAGCGCTGGCCGGACGTCCCGCGGATCGCCCTCACGGCGACAGCCACCCACGCGACGCACCAGGAGATCACCCAGCGGCTGAACATGCCGGCGGCCCGCCATTTCGTGGCGAGCTTCGACCGGCCCAACATCCAGTACCGAATCGTGCCGAAGGCGGACCCCAAGAAGCAGCTGCTGAGCTTCCTGCGCGAGGAGCACGCGGGCGACGCGGGCATCGTGTACTGCCTGTCCCGCAAGTCGGTGGACTCGACGGCCGAGTTCCTGAGCCGCAACGGCATCGAGGCGGTGCCCTACCACGCCGGTCTGGACGCGGGCACGCGCGCGGCGCACCAGTCCCGGTTCCTGCGGGAGGACGGTCTGGTCGTGGTGGCGACCATCGCCTTCGGGATGGGCATCGACAAGCCGGACGTACGGTTCGTCGCGCATCTGGATCTGCCGAAGTCGGTGGAGGGCTACTACCAGGAGACAGGGCGTGCGGGGCGGGACGGGCTGCCGTCCACGGCCTGGATGGCGTACGGGCTCAACGACGTCATACAGCAGCGCAAGCTGATCCAGTCCGGCGAGGGGGACGAGGCGTTCCGGCGACGGGCCGCTGCCCACCTGGACTCGATGCTGGCGCTGTGCGAGACGGCGCAGTGCCGCCGGGGTCAGCTTCTCGCCTACTTCGGTCAGGATCCCGATCCGGCGGGCTGCGGCAACTGCGACACCTGTCTGACCCCGCCGGAGACGTGGGACGGCACCGTCGCCGCGCAGAAGGTGCTGTCGACGGTGGTGCGGCTGCAGCGGGAGCGCGGGCAGAAGTTCGGCGCGGTGCAGATCGTCGACATCCTGCTCGGCAAGCGCACCGGCAAGGTGATCCAGTTCGACCACGACCAGCTGTCCGTGTTCGGCATCGGCGAGGAGCTGTCCGAGGGCGAATGGCGGGGCGTCGTACGGCAGTTGCTGGCACAGGGGCTGCTTGCGGTCGAAGGGGAGTACGGCACGCTGGTGCTGACCGAGGCGAGCGGGGAGGTGCTGCGGCGGGAGCGGGAGGTGCCACTGCGCAAGGAACCGAAGAAGCCGGCGTCGGCGCGTACGACGTCCTCCTCGTCCGGCCGGGGCGACCGCAAGCCCAAGGCGGCGGTGGCCGAACTGCCCGAGGAACTGCAGCCCGCCTTCGAGGCGCTGCGCGCTTGGCGTGCCGAGCAGGCCCGTGAGCAAGGTGTCCCGGCGTATGTGATCTTCCATGACGCCACCCTCCGGGAGATCGTCACGGTGTGGCCGACGTCGGTGCGAGAGCTCGGCGGTGTCAGTGGGGTGGGTGAGAAGAAGCTCGCGACGTACGGGGAGGGCGTCATCGGAGTGCTGGCCTCGCTGGAGGGCGGGGCGCCCGGGGCCGCTCCCGCTCCCGCGATCGCCGGTGCGACGGGCGATGACGATCACTGGCCTGAGATGGATGCGGACGCGGAGCCGGACGACTGGGGGTAG
- the nuoN gene encoding NADH-quinone oxidoreductase subunit NuoN, with product MSTAVVHSLWTTAADPISKIESPKIEYGQLSPTLIVVGAAVVGVLVEALVPRKARYYVQVFVSVVALVAAFAAVVALAADGYGTTRAGIAAMGAIAVDGPALFLQGTILLAGLVGLFTFAERRLDPAAHGNRVDSFAAQAASVPGSDSEKAAVKAGFTTTEVFPLLLFAIAGMLIFPAANDLLTLFIALEVFSLPLYLLCAIARRKRLMSQEAAVKYFLLGAFASAFTLFGIALLYGYAGSVSYATIAQVVDGTVTNVTPALADTMGNDALLLIGAAMLVMGLLFKVGAVPFHMWTPDVYQGAPTPVTGFMAAATKVAAFGALLRILYVVLPGLRWDWRPVMWAVAIVTMLGGAIVAITQTDIKRLLAYSSIAHAGFILAGVIATTPDGVSSVLFYLGAYSFVTIGAFAVVTLVRDAGGEATHLSKWAGLGRRSPLVAAVFAVFLLAFAGIPLTSGFAGKFAVFKAAAEGGAGPLVVVGVISSAIAAFFYIRVIVLMFFSEPAPEGPTVAVPSALTTTAIGVGVAVTLVLGVAPQYFLDLASQAGVFVR from the coding sequence GTGAGTACAGCAGTCGTCCACAGCCTGTGGACAACCGCGGCCGATCCGATCTCGAAGATCGAGTCGCCGAAGATCGAATACGGACAATTGTCGCCGACCTTGATCGTCGTCGGGGCGGCGGTGGTCGGGGTACTGGTCGAGGCGCTGGTGCCGCGCAAGGCCCGCTACTACGTGCAGGTCTTCGTCTCCGTCGTGGCGCTGGTCGCCGCCTTCGCGGCGGTCGTCGCGCTCGCGGCGGACGGATACGGCACGACCCGTGCGGGCATCGCGGCGATGGGCGCCATCGCCGTCGACGGGCCGGCCCTGTTCCTGCAGGGCACGATCCTGCTCGCCGGTCTGGTGGGCCTGTTCACCTTCGCCGAACGGCGGCTGGACCCGGCGGCGCACGGAAACCGCGTCGACTCGTTCGCCGCGCAGGCCGCCTCTGTGCCGGGCAGCGACAGTGAAAAGGCCGCGGTCAAGGCGGGGTTCACCACCACCGAGGTGTTCCCGCTGCTGCTGTTCGCGATCGCGGGCATGCTGATCTTCCCGGCTGCCAACGACCTGCTGACGCTGTTCATCGCCCTGGAAGTCTTCTCCCTTCCGCTGTACCTGCTGTGCGCGATCGCCCGCCGCAAGCGGCTGATGTCGCAGGAGGCCGCGGTCAAGTACTTCCTGCTCGGCGCGTTCGCCTCCGCGTTCACGCTGTTCGGCATCGCGCTGCTGTACGGCTACGCGGGCTCGGTGTCGTACGCGACGATCGCGCAGGTCGTCGACGGCACGGTCACGAACGTCACCCCGGCGCTCGCGGACACCATGGGCAACGACGCGCTGCTGCTCATCGGCGCCGCGATGCTCGTGATGGGCCTGCTGTTCAAGGTCGGCGCCGTCCCGTTCCACATGTGGACGCCGGACGTCTACCAGGGCGCACCGACCCCGGTCACCGGATTCATGGCGGCGGCGACCAAGGTGGCCGCGTTCGGCGCGCTGCTCAGGATTCTGTACGTCGTGCTGCCCGGCCTGCGCTGGGACTGGCGGCCGGTCATGTGGGCCGTCGCGATCGTCACCATGCTCGGCGGTGCGATCGTCGCGATCACGCAGACCGACATCAAGCGGCTGCTGGCGTACTCGTCGATCGCGCACGCGGGCTTCATCCTCGCGGGTGTCATCGCGACCACGCCGGACGGGGTGTCGTCCGTGCTCTTCTATCTGGGCGCTTACTCGTTCGTGACGATCGGCGCGTTCGCGGTGGTCACGCTGGTACGGGACGCCGGTGGCGAGGCGACGCACCTGTCCAAGTGGGCGGGTCTCGGGCGTCGTTCGCCGCTGGTTGCGGCCGTGTTCGCGGTGTTCCTGCTGGCCTTCGCGGGCATTCCGCTGACCTCCGGCTTCGCCGGGAAGTTCGCCGTGTTCAAGGCGGCGGCGGAGGGCGGTGCGGGCCCGCTGGTCGTGGTCGGTGTGATCTCGTCGGCGATCGCCGCGTTCTTCTACATCCGCGTCATCGTGCTGATGTTCTTCAGCGAGCCGGCGCCCGAGGGCCCGACGGTCGCCGTGCCGTCGGCGCTCACGACGACGGCGATCGGCGTGGGCGTGGCGGTCACGCTGGTGCTCGGTGTGGCGCCGCAGTACTTCCTGGACCTGGCGAGCCAGGCGGGAGTGTTCGTGCGCTGA
- a CDS encoding NADH-quinone oxidoreductase subunit M: MSFPLLTATAALPAIGAIATAAVPAAQRTAAKWLALLVSLATLGLAITTLVRFDPDGDRYQLTESHPWIAEFGVRYELGVDGIAVALIALTALLIPFIILAGWHDADPLETGSRRWRPTQGFFALILAVEAMVILSFEATDVFLFYIFFEAMLIPMYFLIGGFGDRAHQHGEKVASTQRSYAAVKFLLYNLVGGLIMLAAVIGLYVVAGNFSLQEIAEARANGSLDMATNTERWLFLGFFFAFAVKAPLWPLHTWLPNAMGEATAPVAVLITAVVDKVGTFAMLRFCLQLFPEASKWATPVILVLALISIIYGALLAVGQRDIKRLVAYASISHFGFIIMGIFAMTSQGQSGATLYMVNHGISTAALMLVAGFLISRRGSRLIADYGGVQKVAPVLAGTFLIGSLATLSLPGLAPFVSEFLVLVGTFARYPVIGIIATFGIVLAALYTLVLYQRTMTGPVKAEVAAMPDLRVRELVVVAPLVALLIFLGVYPKPVTDIVNPAVKQTMSDVEQKDPQPEVEAAK; encoded by the coding sequence ATGTCCTTTCCACTGCTGACAGCGACGGCGGCGCTCCCCGCGATCGGGGCGATCGCCACGGCCGCCGTACCGGCCGCCCAGCGCACCGCCGCCAAGTGGCTGGCGCTGCTGGTCTCGCTGGCCACCCTCGGGCTGGCCATCACCACCCTGGTGCGCTTCGATCCCGACGGTGACCGCTACCAGCTGACCGAATCCCACCCCTGGATCGCGGAGTTCGGGGTCCGGTACGAGCTGGGTGTGGACGGCATCGCGGTGGCGCTGATCGCGCTGACCGCCCTGCTGATCCCGTTCATCATCCTCGCGGGCTGGCACGACGCCGATCCGCTGGAGACCGGAAGCAGGCGCTGGCGGCCGACGCAGGGCTTCTTCGCCCTGATCCTGGCCGTCGAGGCGATGGTGATCCTCTCCTTCGAGGCCACCGACGTCTTCCTCTTCTACATCTTCTTCGAAGCCATGCTGATCCCGATGTACTTCCTCATCGGCGGCTTCGGGGACCGCGCCCACCAGCACGGCGAGAAGGTGGCGTCGACGCAACGGTCGTACGCGGCCGTGAAGTTCCTGCTCTACAACCTGGTCGGCGGTCTGATCATGCTGGCCGCCGTGATCGGCCTGTATGTGGTCGCCGGGAACTTCTCGCTCCAGGAGATCGCCGAGGCGCGGGCCAACGGCTCGCTCGACATGGCGACCAACACCGAACGCTGGCTGTTCCTGGGCTTCTTCTTCGCCTTCGCGGTGAAGGCGCCGCTGTGGCCGCTGCACACCTGGCTGCCCAACGCGATGGGGGAGGCCACCGCTCCGGTCGCCGTCCTCATCACGGCGGTCGTCGACAAGGTGGGCACCTTCGCGATGCTCCGCTTCTGCCTCCAGCTGTTCCCGGAGGCATCGAAGTGGGCGACGCCCGTCATCCTCGTACTGGCGCTGATCAGCATCATCTACGGGGCGCTGCTCGCCGTCGGGCAGCGGGACATCAAGCGGCTGGTGGCGTACGCGTCGATCTCGCACTTCGGGTTCATCATCATGGGCATCTTCGCGATGACCAGCCAGGGCCAGTCGGGCGCGACGCTGTACATGGTCAACCACGGGATCTCGACGGCCGCGTTGATGCTGGTGGCCGGCTTCCTGATCTCGCGGCGCGGCTCGCGGCTCATCGCGGACTACGGAGGGGTGCAGAAGGTCGCTCCGGTGCTCGCGGGCACGTTCCTGATCGGTAGCCTGGCGACCCTGTCGCTGCCCGGACTCGCCCCCTTTGTCAGTGAATTCCTGGTCCTGGTCGGCACGTTCGCGCGCTATCCCGTCATCGGGATCATCGCCACGTTCGGCATCGTGCTTGCCGCGCTCTACACCCTGGTCCTCTACCAGAGGACGATGACGGGCCCGGTGAAGGCGGAGGTCGCGGCGATGCCGGATCTCCGGGTGCGTGAACTGGTGGTCGTGGCCCCGCTGGTCGCGCTGCTGATCTTCCTGGGCGTCTACCCGAAGCCCGTCACGGACATCGTGAACCCGGCGGTCAAGCAGACCATGTCCGACGTAGAGCAGAAGGATCCTCAGCCCGAGGTGGAGGCGGCCAAGTGA
- the nuoL gene encoding NADH-quinone oxidoreductase subunit L codes for MENLIALLVAAPLLGAAVLLCGGRRLDAVGHWIGTVLAAVSFVIGVVLFVDMLGKGAEERELGQHLFSWVPVEGFQADVAFQLDQLSMTFVLLITGVGSLIHVYSIGYMEHDERRRRFFGYLNLFLAAMLLLVLADNYLLLYVGWEGVGLASYLLIGFWQHKPSAATAAKKAFLVNRVGDMGLSIAIMIMFTTFGTFAFGPVLGSHEEEGLVGGTSEATLTGIGLMLLLAACGKSAQVPLQSWLGDAMEGPTPVSALIHAATMVTAGVYLIVRSGAIFNAAPDAQLAVTVVGAVTLLFGAIVGCAKDDIKKALAGSTMSQIGYMILAAGLGPIGYVFAIMHLVTHGFFKAGLFLGAGSVMHGMNDEVDMRKYGGLRKYMPVTFVTFGLGYLAIIGFPGLSGFFSKDKIIEAAFAKGGTEGWILGGAALLGAAITAFYMTRVMLMTFFGEERWRHAKTASPAEPSAEPAAETHGEHAEPHPHESPRSMTIPMIVLAFGSVFAGGFFSIGDRFLHWLEPITGHDHGDSPLSAGAVTGATVACMVIGVALAYAQYGRRPVPVAAPRGSLLTRAARRDLLQDDFNHVVLVRGGEHLTRSLVYVDHTLVDGVVNGTAASVGGLSGRMRRLQNGFARSYAVSMFGGAAILVAATLLMRAV; via the coding sequence GTGGAGAACCTGATTGCGCTGCTGGTGGCGGCGCCTCTGCTCGGAGCGGCCGTACTGCTGTGCGGCGGCCGGCGGCTCGATGCCGTCGGCCACTGGATCGGGACGGTCCTCGCGGCCGTCTCCTTCGTGATCGGCGTGGTCCTCTTCGTCGACATGCTGGGGAAGGGCGCCGAGGAACGCGAACTCGGCCAGCACCTGTTCAGCTGGGTGCCGGTCGAGGGCTTCCAGGCCGACGTCGCCTTCCAGCTCGACCAGTTGTCGATGACGTTCGTCCTGCTGATCACCGGCGTCGGCTCGCTGATCCACGTGTACTCGATCGGGTACATGGAGCACGACGAGCGGCGCCGCCGCTTCTTCGGTTATCTGAACCTGTTCCTCGCGGCGATGCTGCTGCTCGTCCTCGCCGACAACTACCTGCTGCTGTACGTCGGCTGGGAAGGCGTCGGTCTGGCGTCGTACCTGCTGATCGGTTTCTGGCAGCACAAGCCCAGCGCGGCGACCGCCGCGAAGAAGGCCTTCCTGGTCAACCGGGTCGGCGACATGGGCCTGTCGATCGCGATCATGATCATGTTCACGACGTTCGGGACCTTCGCCTTCGGGCCGGTGCTCGGCAGCCACGAAGAGGAGGGCCTCGTCGGCGGTACCAGCGAGGCCACCCTCACCGGCATCGGGCTGATGCTGCTCCTGGCCGCCTGCGGCAAGTCCGCCCAGGTGCCGCTGCAGTCCTGGCTCGGGGACGCGATGGAGGGCCCGACCCCGGTCTCGGCCCTCATCCACGCCGCGACGATGGTCACCGCGGGCGTCTATCTGATCGTCCGCTCCGGAGCGATCTTCAACGCCGCGCCGGACGCGCAGTTGGCGGTCACCGTGGTCGGCGCCGTCACGCTCCTGTTCGGTGCGATCGTCGGTTGCGCGAAGGACGACATCAAGAAGGCGCTGGCCGGCTCGACCATGTCGCAGATCGGCTACATGATCCTCGCCGCCGGCCTCGGCCCCATCGGCTACGTCTTCGCGATCATGCACCTGGTGACGCACGGCTTCTTCAAGGCCGGGCTGTTCCTCGGCGCCGGTTCGGTCATGCACGGCATGAACGACGAGGTCGACATGAGGAAGTACGGCGGTCTGAGGAAGTACATGCCGGTCACCTTCGTCACCTTCGGCCTCGGCTACCTCGCCATCATCGGCTTCCCGGGCCTGTCCGGCTTCTTCTCCAAGGACAAGATCATCGAGGCGGCGTTCGCCAAGGGCGGCACCGAGGGCTGGATCCTCGGCGGCGCGGCCCTGCTCGGCGCGGCCATCACGGCGTTCTACATGACGCGCGTGATGCTGATGACGTTCTTCGGAGAAGAACGCTGGCGGCACGCCAAGACGGCTTCCCCCGCCGAGCCGAGTGCGGAGCCCGCCGCCGAGACTCACGGCGAGCACGCGGAACCGCATCCGCACGAGTCGCCGAGGTCCATGACGATCCCGATGATCGTGTTGGCCTTCGGATCGGTTTTCGCCGGCGGGTTCTTCAGCATCGGCGACCGCTTCCTGCACTGGCTGGAGCCCATCACCGGGCACGACCACGGCGACTCACCGCTCAGCGCGGGAGCGGTCACGGGAGCGACCGTGGCGTGCATGGTCATCGGTGTCGCCCTCGCCTACGCGCAGTACGGCCGCCGCCCGGTCCCGGTCGCCGCCCCGCGCGGATCGCTGCTCACCCGGGCCGCCCGGCGCGATCTGCTCCAGGACGACTTCAACCACGTCGTCCTGGTCCGCGGCGGCGAGCACCTGACGCGGTCCCTGGTGTACGTCGACCACACCCTGGTCGACGGAGTCGTCAACGGCACGGCGGCCTCGGTCGGCGGCCTCTCCGGACGGATGCGCAGGCTGCAGAACGGCTTCGCGCGGTCGTACGCGGTCTCGATGTTCGGCGGCGCGGCGATCCTCGTCGCCGCGACCCTGCTGATGAGGGCGGTCTGA
- the nuoK gene encoding NADH-quinone oxidoreductase subunit NuoK — protein sequence MNPVNYIYLAALLFTIGATGVLIRRNAIVVFMCIELMLNACNLSLVAFSRMHGNLDGQIIAFFTMVVAAAEVVVGLAIIVSLFRSRHSASVDDASLMKL from the coding sequence GTGAATCCGGTCAACTACATCTACCTCGCCGCCCTGTTGTTCACGATCGGCGCCACCGGAGTACTGATCCGGCGGAACGCGATCGTGGTCTTCATGTGCATCGAGCTGATGCTCAACGCCTGCAACCTTTCGCTCGTCGCCTTCTCCCGGATGCACGGCAATCTCGACGGCCAGATCATCGCGTTCTTCACGATGGTCGTCGCCGCCGCGGAGGTCGTGGTCGGGCTCGCGATCATCGTGTCGCTGTTCCGTTCCCGCCACTCGGCCTCGGTCGACGACGCCAGCCTGATGAAGCTCTAA